One window of Camelina sativa cultivar DH55 chromosome 4, Cs, whole genome shotgun sequence genomic DNA carries:
- the LOC104783507 gene encoding zinc finger BED domain-containing protein RICESLEEPER 2-like, producing MKKFKEAFSLVGNDATVLGGKFLHLRCCAHIINLIAKGGLHDLKDNVEAIRNGVQYVRASSKRLEAFEQKVESGKMTRGSLSLDCKTRWNSTYLMLTRALKFRLAFDRMKAEDKLYNDYFCETVEGKKRIGPPSEDNWDEIERLVRFLVIFYNSTLVVSASSTVSSYNCYNEIVTIERNLLPLSTNSDLKLSLKAEAMRDKFNKYWDGSKKLNKMLIIASVFDPRNKMKFANLCFDILYGKDSAKSKELTKAVKEVLENLFDEYNASSSSQSQTASSSQSGQESQGDLYQKMDFESDIEYQRVDTMYNELVNENCFQDASSELELYLKEKVETPKANQLGIKFDVLGWWRINSPKYPILASIAKDVLAMQVSSVASKSAFSNSNRILDPFRSCLTHYMIAQMLAEIELQDSLEKEFESLCKL from the exons ATGAAGAAGTTTAAGGAAGCATTTAGCTTAGTAGGAAATGATGCAACGGTGTTAGGTGGTAAGTTCCTGCATTTACGTTGTTGTGCtcacattattaatttaattgcGAAAGGTGGTTTACATGACCTTAAGGATAATGTGGAGGCTATTCGGAATGGTGTTCAATATGTTAGAGCTTCTAGTAAAAGGCTTGAAGCGTTTGAGCAGAAAGTTGAGTCAGGAAAGATGACAAGAGGGAGTTTATCATTGGACTGCAAAACAAGATGGAACTCCACTTATCTGATGTTAACAAGAGCATTGAAGTTCAGATTGGCTTTTGATAGAATGAAGGCTGAAGATAAGCTGTATAATGATTATTTCTGTGAAACCGTTGAAGGGAAAAAGAGGATTGGACCGCCAAGTGAAGATAATTGGGATGAAATTGAAAGGTTAGTAAGGTTTTTAGTTATCTTCTATAACTCTACCTTGGTAGTTTCAGCATCATCGACTGTTAGCTCCTATAACTGTTACAATGAAATTGTAACAATAGAGAGGAATCTATTGCCATTGAGCACTAATTCTGATCTGAAGCTTAGCTTAAAGGCAGAGGCTATGAGAGATAAGTTCAATAAGTACTGGGATGGATCAAAGAAGCTAAATAAGATGCTGATCATAGCTAGTGTCTTTGATCCGAGGAACAAAATGAAGTTTGCGaatctttgttttgatataCTCTATGGTAAAGACAGTGCAAAATCTAAGGAGCTTACTAAAGCAGTTAAGGAGGTTCTAGAAAATCTGTTTGACGAGTATAatgcatcatcttcatctcaGTCGCAAACTGCATCATCATCTCAGAGTGGACAGGAGTCTCAAGGCGATCTGTATCAGAAAATGGATTTTGAAAGTGATATCGAATATCAAAGGGTGGACACTATGTACAACGAGTTGGTTAATGAGAATTGTTTTCAAGATGCAAGTTCAGAGTTGGAGTTATATCTGAAGGAGAAAGTGGAAACTCCAAAGGCTAACCAGCTTGGGATAAAGTTTGATGTCTTGGGATGGTGGAGGATCAACAGTCCTAAGTATCCTATTCTAGCCTCAATAGCAAAGGATGTACTTGCTATGCAAGTGTCTTCTGTTGCATCTAAATCAGCTTTTAGCAATAGTAATAGGATTTTAGACCCATTTAGGAGTTGCTTGACACACTACATGATTGCG CAAATGCTTGCTGAGATTGAGTTGCAGGATAGTCTTGAGAAAG AGTTTGAGTCGCTATGCAAGCTGTGA